Proteins encoded together in one Kingella oralis window:
- the mltG gene encoding endolytic transglycosylase MltG gives MTVKRFLIVPAVLLLAIGYAALLFAPKNNGMPYRLVVEKGQGMAAVGRKLAAEDKIYSRYVLVSAAYALGVHDKLTSGSYRFAGRVSSWQILQHLRQNNPDLVSVQIVEGMRFSQMRRIVNQTANIRHDTRALSDEALLRKIDPDAVSANPEGLFFPDSYEIAADSSDIQIFQAAYKAMQRELNKAWEAKQANLPYQKPYDLLIMASLVEKETAHEDDRSDVAAVFRNRLAKGMRLQTDPAVIYGMGAAYQGKIRKADLQRDTPYNTYTRTGLPPTPIALPGRAALQAAANPADSDYLYFVSRMDDTGRSQFSRTLDEHNAAVQKYILKKK, from the coding sequence ATGACTGTTAAACGTTTTTTGATTGTGCCGGCGGTTTTGCTGCTGGCAATCGGGTATGCCGCTTTGCTGTTTGCGCCGAAAAATAACGGCATGCCTTACCGCTTGGTAGTGGAAAAGGGGCAAGGCATGGCGGCGGTGGGGCGCAAATTGGCGGCGGAAGATAAGATTTACAGCCGCTATGTGTTGGTGTCGGCGGCATACGCGCTGGGCGTGCACGACAAGCTCACCAGCGGCAGCTACCGTTTTGCCGGGCGGGTGTCCAGTTGGCAAATTTTGCAGCATCTGCGCCAAAACAATCCCGATTTGGTTTCGGTGCAGATTGTGGAAGGAATGCGGTTTAGCCAGATGCGCCGCATCGTCAACCAAACGGCGAATATCCGGCACGACACGCGCGCGTTGAGCGATGAGGCATTGCTACGAAAAATCGACCCCGATGCCGTGTCTGCCAACCCCGAGGGCTTGTTTTTCCCCGACAGCTACGAGATTGCGGCGGACAGCAGCGACATTCAGATTTTTCAGGCTGCCTACAAGGCGATGCAGCGCGAGTTGAACAAGGCTTGGGAAGCGAAACAGGCGAATCTGCCGTATCAGAAACCGTATGACTTGCTGATTATGGCGAGCTTGGTGGAAAAAGAAACGGCGCATGAGGACGACAGGAGCGATGTGGCGGCGGTGTTCCGCAACCGCTTAGCGAAGGGCATGCGCCTGCAAACCGACCCCGCGGTGATTTACGGCATGGGCGCGGCGTATCAGGGCAAGATTCGCAAGGCGGATTTGCAGCGCGACACGCCGTATAACACCTACACGCGCACCGGTTTGCCGCCCACGCCAATTGCGCTGCCCGGCCGCGCGGCGTTGCAAGCGGCGGCCAACCCTGCCGATAGCGATTATTTGTATTTTGTTTCGCGCATGGAC